Proteins encoded within one genomic window of Guyparkeria hydrothermalis:
- the glgB gene encoding 1,4-alpha-glucan branching protein GlgB — protein sequence MDNDLQALIDVRHHDPHRVLGMHADDQGNLRLRTFQPHAAHVETRDRDGEPVGLNAHPDCPGLFEVALPKEWVPAHPEYRVTLDDGHEYQVIDPYSFLPTVGELDLHLFAEGRHLQLWQMLGAQVLSVDGIVGTRFSVWAPNAERVSVVGSFNDWDGRRHPMRVLGESGVWELFIPGVNVGDLYKYEITSRLTGETRLRTDPVGRSFEKRPDTAAIVPAFQHFDWQDEDWISRREQWHWDQAPISIYEVHLGSWRRNNGDFLSYDQLADQLIPYVQERGFTHIELLPVTEHPFDGSWGYQTTGYFAPSSRFGTPDAFCRFVDRAHAAGIGVILDWVPAHFPRDDFALARFDGSALYEHEDPRRGEHRDWGTLIFNYGRREVENFLIASAQYWIEHLHLDGLRVDAVASMLYLDYSRQAGDWLPNKHGGRENLEAIEFLQRLNHTILSRNPGTLMMAEESTAWPMVSRPPDDGGLGFSMKWNMGWMNDSLAYFSEDPLHRPHHHNLLTFGLLYAFSENFILPLSHDEVVHGKRALPNKMPGDEWQRFANLRLLFAWQFTFPGKKLLFMGTEFGQGNEWSHARELDWWMLEYPHHQGIQALVDQLNFRYRQEPALHERDFQAGGFEWIDCNDRNQSVVSFCRHGHFESLVIVMNFTPVSRSGYRVGVPKTGRYQVLLNTDSAEFGGSGQNPQPTAADETPWHGQPASLSLDIPGLSAVVLKYSGH from the coding sequence ATGGATAACGACCTTCAAGCCCTGATTGATGTGCGCCACCACGACCCGCACCGGGTGCTCGGCATGCATGCAGACGACCAGGGCAACCTCCGCCTTCGCACCTTCCAGCCGCACGCCGCCCATGTGGAGACGCGGGATCGCGACGGTGAGCCCGTCGGCCTGAACGCGCACCCGGACTGCCCGGGACTGTTCGAGGTCGCCCTGCCCAAGGAGTGGGTTCCCGCGCACCCCGAGTATCGCGTCACACTCGATGACGGCCACGAGTATCAGGTGATCGATCCCTACAGCTTCCTGCCCACCGTGGGCGAGCTCGATCTCCACCTGTTCGCCGAGGGACGCCACCTGCAACTATGGCAGATGCTGGGCGCGCAGGTCCTGTCCGTCGACGGCATCGTCGGCACGCGCTTTTCCGTCTGGGCACCCAACGCCGAGCGGGTAAGTGTGGTCGGCAGCTTCAACGACTGGGATGGACGCCGCCACCCGATGCGCGTGCTGGGGGAAAGCGGCGTCTGGGAGCTGTTCATCCCCGGCGTGAACGTCGGCGATCTCTACAAGTACGAAATCACCAGCCGGCTGACTGGCGAGACCCGGCTGCGCACCGATCCGGTCGGGCGGTCGTTCGAGAAACGCCCCGACACCGCGGCCATCGTACCCGCCTTTCAGCACTTCGACTGGCAGGATGAGGACTGGATCTCTCGGCGTGAACAGTGGCACTGGGACCAGGCGCCGATCTCGATCTACGAGGTCCACCTGGGCTCGTGGCGGCGCAACAACGGCGACTTCCTCAGCTACGACCAGCTCGCCGACCAGCTCATCCCCTATGTCCAGGAACGCGGGTTCACGCACATCGAGCTGCTGCCGGTAACCGAGCACCCGTTCGACGGCTCGTGGGGCTACCAGACCACTGGCTATTTCGCTCCCAGCAGCCGCTTCGGCACGCCAGACGCATTCTGCCGTTTCGTCGACCGCGCCCACGCGGCCGGGATCGGGGTGATCCTCGACTGGGTCCCGGCCCATTTTCCGCGAGACGATTTCGCCCTGGCCCGTTTCGACGGCAGCGCCCTCTACGAGCACGAGGACCCCCGTCGCGGCGAGCACCGCGACTGGGGCACGCTGATCTTCAACTACGGTCGCCGGGAGGTGGAAAACTTCCTGATCGCCTCGGCGCAATACTGGATCGAGCACCTGCACCTCGACGGCCTGCGCGTGGATGCCGTCGCCTCGATGCTCTACCTCGACTACTCCCGTCAAGCTGGCGATTGGCTGCCGAACAAGCACGGCGGCCGCGAGAACCTCGAAGCGATCGAATTCCTGCAGCGACTCAACCACACCATCCTGTCACGCAATCCCGGCACCCTGATGATGGCCGAGGAGTCGACCGCCTGGCCGATGGTCTCCCGCCCGCCGGACGATGGCGGGCTCGGGTTCTCGATGAAGTGGAACATGGGTTGGATGAACGACTCGCTTGCCTATTTCAGCGAGGACCCGCTCCACCGTCCGCACCACCACAACCTGCTCACCTTCGGGCTGCTGTACGCGTTTTCCGAGAACTTCATCCTGCCGCTGTCCCACGACGAGGTCGTGCACGGCAAACGCGCCCTGCCCAACAAGATGCCGGGTGACGAGTGGCAACGTTTCGCCAACCTGCGGCTGCTGTTCGCCTGGCAATTCACCTTCCCCGGCAAAAAGCTCCTGTTCATGGGCACGGAGTTCGGCCAGGGCAACGAATGGTCGCACGCCCGCGAACTCGACTGGTGGATGCTGGAATATCCCCATCATCAAGGCATCCAGGCGCTGGTCGACCAGCTCAATTTCCGCTACCGCCAGGAACCGGCACTGCACGAGCGGGACTTTCAGGCCGGCGGCTTCGAGTGGATCGACTGCAACGACCGCAACCAGTCGGTCGTGAGCTTCTGCCGCCACGGTCACTTCGAGAGCCTGGTGATCGTGATGAATTTCACGCCAGTCTCGCGGTCGGGTTACCGCGTCGGCGTCCCCAAGACCGGGCGTTACCAGGTACTGCTGAATACCGACAGCGCGGAATTCGGCGGCTCGGGCCAAAACCCGCAACCCACGGCGGCCGACGAGACACCCTGGCACGGCCAGCCCGCGAGCCTCTCGCTCGACATCCCGGGCCTGAGTGCGGTCGTTCTCAAGTATTCCGGCCACTGA
- the glgA gene encoding glycogen synthase GlgA has product MSVLFATSEAYPLMKTGGLADVSGALPAALTELGVTVRLVLPRYGDLALREDQTTEHVAHIDVLGQPVDILQTVMPDSGVPVYLVDHPTFSARQGNPYMGPDGNSWHDNPDRFALFARAAVALATGDVDPEWQPDVVHANDWQTGLIPALLHEADKPKTVFTLHNLAYQGVFDRSTFERLGLPWSLWRPDGLEYWGNMSFIKGGIVFADRITTVSPNYAREIQTHEFGYGLDGLLRHRRDSLVGILNGIGSDWDPEQDTALVTNYSQADLAGKKENKAALQKELGLPIRDDVPLIVHVGRLVEQKGIDLLIQALSMLGQRDVQFACLGSGEARFEQALRARAEADPERIAVRIGYDEGLAHRMEGGGDAFIMPSRFEPCGLNQLYSLKYGTVPIVHQVGGLADTVTPVTPASLRDGTATGIVMNHLDMNAILWSIDEFDALFRRPDDLSRVRKRAMAQHYDWGASARSYLDLYRAITKPDAQ; this is encoded by the coding sequence CTGTCTGTGTTGTTCGCGACCAGTGAAGCCTATCCCCTGATGAAGACCGGGGGACTCGCCGACGTCTCCGGCGCCCTGCCGGCGGCGCTGACCGAGCTCGGCGTCACTGTCCGTCTCGTCCTGCCTCGCTATGGCGATCTCGCGCTGCGCGAGGACCAGACCACGGAACACGTGGCTCACATTGATGTGCTCGGCCAGCCGGTGGACATCCTGCAGACCGTGATGCCCGACAGCGGCGTGCCCGTCTACCTAGTGGACCACCCCACCTTCTCGGCCCGCCAGGGCAACCCCTACATGGGACCGGACGGGAATTCCTGGCACGACAACCCGGATCGCTTCGCCCTGTTCGCTCGGGCGGCCGTCGCCCTGGCAACCGGCGACGTCGACCCCGAGTGGCAACCGGACGTCGTGCACGCCAACGACTGGCAGACCGGCCTGATTCCCGCCCTGCTTCACGAGGCGGACAAGCCCAAGACGGTATTCACGCTGCACAACCTCGCATATCAAGGGGTCTTCGACCGGTCGACGTTCGAACGTCTTGGCCTGCCCTGGAGCCTGTGGCGCCCCGACGGGCTCGAATACTGGGGCAACATGTCGTTCATCAAGGGCGGCATTGTCTTCGCCGACCGCATCACCACGGTCAGCCCGAATTACGCCAGGGAGATCCAGACCCACGAGTTCGGATACGGCCTCGACGGGCTGCTCCGCCATCGCCGCGACTCGCTGGTAGGCATTCTCAACGGCATCGGCTCGGACTGGGATCCGGAACAGGACACCGCTCTGGTGACGAACTATTCGCAAGCGGATCTTGCCGGCAAGAAAGAAAACAAGGCTGCCCTTCAGAAAGAGCTCGGCCTGCCGATACGGGATGATGTGCCCTTGATTGTGCACGTCGGCCGGCTGGTCGAGCAGAAAGGCATCGACCTGCTGATCCAGGCGCTGTCGATGCTCGGTCAGCGAGACGTGCAATTCGCCTGTCTCGGCAGTGGCGAGGCGCGGTTCGAACAGGCGCTGCGCGCTCGCGCCGAGGCCGATCCGGAACGGATCGCGGTGCGAATCGGCTACGACGAGGGTCTGGCCCACCGCATGGAAGGAGGGGGAGATGCGTTCATCATGCCGAGCCGGTTCGAGCCCTGCGGCCTCAACCAGCTCTACAGCCTCAAGTACGGCACGGTGCCGATCGTCCACCAGGTGGGCGGCCTCGCCGACACGGTCACGCCGGTCACCCCGGCGAGTCTGCGCGACGGCACCGCGACGGGCATCGTGATGAACCATCTGGACATGAACGCGATCCTCTGGTCGATCGACGAGTTCGACGCCCTGTTCCGCCGCCCGGACGACTTGTCCCGGGTCCGGAAACGGGCCATGGCTCAACATTACGACTGGGGTGCCAGCGCACGTTCCTATCTCGACCTCTACCGAGCGATCACGAAACCCGACGCGCAATGA
- a CDS encoding DUF1631 family protein, producing the protein MMNRFQTSPAQVRDELARLMGAALHEGVRRLFARVERQLFDLASNESDEDRRAEAFQAIAEARREQEGFSRGLAEKLLAPETDAAQPDWHELIGDRSRGIQFEDALADAKQRCGIEHAQFEARIGQLHSDDPDAVPAHLYTMESISRAFLAQSGELPVALRLRLIAHWPEQVLNRLAPVYSVLNDYLIQVGVLPGIKRLRDPLEDAEPTLHVAPPPETAPTAPQRAGPSPEELAEHLVPLVRATIGGDDQYLFRFERDQDWRADAFAEFVMERIEPTLPIGNWPARSRDLIRLVGMTFADVLNDELIDPRHRRQIASLQLAILLLAVRDRHFLSDADHPGRRIINLMALIGSDPDLKTNVQDTADMLVPIQQAVIDKPDQLRSLADQMHDISRGKRVEHEETRTAPARDRLALIEQRCQTRVEKILAGHVADMPLRDATRTVLNRTFQPFMVRTMINQGRQSAPWSGIIGLLQDTLTLQLDPTLEQPDVDEYRRQATRLFNETAGDGLYTEEQQALDGFVEYLEEQARHSLEMPEMSIPERPAASEPASAPPQAEPTAEDVAPNPAAEQEPVEAEALESNLDTAASTDDTPELDSKPVEATEHTASIDIPSPVDLSAPEPSEPSPDVAVVEEVEAEASPEDAEPAPEDEAPASGVPRDGLLLASLDFVQEFFDQQAQSEEWFEVHTGPGRALRRLKIRNLDTENGVVNFANRTGQAKLSLPVAQVIEDLLEERTRLVFDNPRFVRATERLRSQLEEHRDEF; encoded by the coding sequence ATGATGAACCGATTCCAGACCAGTCCCGCCCAGGTCCGCGACGAACTGGCTCGCCTGATGGGAGCCGCCTTGCACGAGGGTGTCAGACGATTGTTCGCGCGGGTCGAACGCCAGCTGTTCGACCTCGCCTCCAACGAATCTGACGAGGACCGCCGTGCAGAGGCATTCCAGGCGATTGCCGAGGCACGACGCGAACAGGAGGGCTTCTCCCGCGGGCTGGCGGAGAAGCTGCTCGCCCCCGAAACGGACGCGGCACAACCGGACTGGCATGAGCTGATTGGTGACCGCTCGCGCGGCATCCAGTTCGAGGATGCGCTCGCCGACGCCAAGCAGCGCTGCGGGATCGAACACGCCCAGTTCGAGGCCCGGATCGGGCAGCTTCACAGCGACGATCCGGATGCCGTACCGGCGCACCTCTACACCATGGAGTCCATCAGCCGAGCATTCCTCGCCCAGAGCGGCGAGCTGCCGGTCGCACTTCGTCTGCGGCTGATCGCCCACTGGCCGGAGCAGGTACTCAACCGGCTGGCGCCGGTCTACTCCGTCCTCAACGACTATCTCATCCAGGTGGGAGTCCTTCCCGGGATCAAGCGACTGCGAGACCCGCTGGAAGACGCCGAGCCGACACTGCATGTCGCCCCGCCACCGGAAACGGCACCCACAGCCCCGCAACGGGCCGGCCCGTCACCCGAGGAGCTCGCCGAACACCTGGTGCCCCTGGTCCGGGCCACCATCGGCGGAGACGACCAATACCTGTTCCGTTTCGAACGCGATCAGGACTGGCGCGCAGATGCCTTTGCCGAATTCGTCATGGAGCGGATCGAACCGACACTACCCATCGGTAACTGGCCTGCACGCAGCCGGGACCTCATCCGCCTGGTCGGCATGACCTTCGCGGACGTGCTGAATGACGAATTGATCGACCCCCGCCATCGACGCCAGATCGCCTCGCTGCAGCTCGCCATCCTGCTGCTCGCGGTGCGCGATCGGCATTTCCTGTCGGATGCCGATCATCCCGGCCGCCGCATCATCAACCTGATGGCGCTGATCGGTTCGGACCCGGACCTCAAGACCAACGTGCAGGACACAGCCGACATGCTGGTGCCGATCCAGCAGGCCGTCATCGACAAGCCGGATCAGCTGCGAAGCCTCGCGGACCAGATGCACGACATCTCCCGCGGCAAGCGGGTGGAACACGAGGAGACGCGCACGGCCCCCGCGCGCGATCGCCTCGCGCTGATCGAGCAACGCTGCCAGACGCGCGTCGAGAAGATCCTCGCCGGCCACGTCGCCGACATGCCGCTGCGGGATGCGACCCGCACGGTACTGAACAGGACCTTCCAGCCCTTCATGGTGCGCACCATGATCAACCAGGGCCGCCAGAGCGCGCCCTGGTCGGGCATTATCGGCCTGCTCCAGGACACGCTCACCCTGCAACTCGACCCGACCCTCGAGCAGCCGGACGTCGACGAATACCGTCGCCAGGCCACCCGATTGTTCAACGAAACGGCTGGCGACGGTCTGTACACCGAGGAACAACAGGCGCTCGACGGCTTCGTCGAATACCTCGAGGAACAGGCCCGACACAGCCTGGAGATGCCGGAAATGAGCATCCCGGAGCGCCCCGCTGCCAGCGAACCCGCCTCGGCGCCGCCACAGGCGGAACCGACAGCGGAGGATGTCGCACCGAACCCGGCGGCGGAGCAGGAGCCGGTCGAAGCCGAGGCACTCGAGTCGAACCTTGACACCGCAGCGTCAACCGATGACACACCGGAGCTCGATTCCAAGCCGGTCGAAGCCACGGAGCACACGGCCAGCATCGACATTCCGTCACCGGTCGACCTCAGTGCGCCCGAGCCGAGCGAACCCTCGCCGGACGTCGCTGTGGTCGAGGAAGTGGAAGCCGAAGCATCTCCCGAGGACGCGGAGCCGGCACCGGAAGACGAAGCGCCCGCCTCCGGCGTTCCTCGCGATGGCCTGCTACTTGCATCATTGGACTTCGTGCAAGAGTTCTTCGACCAGCAGGCGCAGAGTGAGGAATGGTTCGAGGTCCATACCGGCCCCGGCCGCGCGCTGCGGCGCCTGAAGATCCGCAATCTCGATACCGAGAACGGCGTCGTCAACTTCGCCAACCGCACCGGACAGGCGAAGCTGAGTCTTCCGGTGGCGCAGGTCATCGAGGACCTGCTCGAGGAACGCACCCGCCTGGTTTTCGACAACCCGCGCTTCGTCCGCGCCACCGAGCGGCTGCGAAGTCAACTGGAGGAGCATCGCGATGAGTTCTGA
- a CDS encoding PilZ domain-containing protein, producing the protein MSSDHATASAGNERLQDRRDFLRLDKSGKGLLRLRKEAHPVGSGAIVDISANGLNLCCDAEWAERVTPGTPVEVVARLDETSEPFYLIGDVIWVRGLDDGQCQVGIELPPADESPDQSQHDNRDWRALFLA; encoded by the coding sequence ATGAGTTCTGACCACGCGACCGCCTCGGCAGGCAACGAACGGCTGCAGGACCGCCGCGATTTCTTGCGGCTGGACAAGTCCGGCAAGGGCCTGCTGCGCCTGAGAAAGGAAGCCCACCCTGTTGGTAGCGGAGCGATCGTCGACATCAGCGCCAATGGCCTGAATCTGTGCTGCGATGCCGAGTGGGCCGAGCGGGTGACGCCGGGTACTCCCGTCGAGGTGGTGGCCCGTCTCGACGAGACCAGCGAACCGTTCTACCTCATCGGCGACGTGATCTGGGTACGGGGGCTCGACGACGGCCAGTGCCAGGTCGGGATCGAGCTGCCACCTGCCGACGAGAGTCCGGATCAGTCACAGCACGACAATCGCGACTGGCGAGCCCTGTTTCTGGCCTGA
- the purL gene encoding phosphoribosylformylglycinamidine synthase, with protein MRIITGNAARSPFRLAKLAERLRDLHPGIEAVHARFVHLLDLNDEKSVDQDRLEELLDYGESVDAWSDDWPQVIVAPRAGTISPWSSKATDIARICGLEGVSRIERGIEFAVSGTGIDADGFEWSRELLEVLHDRMTESVYRDAASLESLFVHAEPAPLGRIALGDDAHAAIAHANGEMGLALSEDEIAYLAEQYQHLGRDPSDVELMMFAQANSEHCRHKIFNADWTIDGEDHDLSLFAMIRNTHRRHPEGTLSAYKDNAAVLEGQDGTRFAVNPATGRYETVDERIDFLAKVETHNHPTAISPDPGAATGAGGEIRDEGATGRGGKPKAGLTGFSVSNLRIPELPQPWEHATADLGRPDRIVSPLEIMLEGPIGAASFNNEFGRPALGGYFRTLEMNTGETDADGNRRAWGYHKPIMIAGGVGVIRPNLIEKEPIAPGHLLIVLGGPAMQIGLGGGAASSQDSGSGSAELDFASVQRANPEMERRVQEVIDRCISLGDTNPIVSAHDVGAGGLSNALPELINDAGMGGTFDLRKIPNDEPGMSPLAIWCNESQERYVLAIQPGDLERFAALCDRERAPFAVVGTATAEQHLRVEDPHFGNNPVDLPMQTLFGHPPKMHRDVARRAHPAIEFEADGVEINAALDRVLALPGVGDKSFLITIGDRSVGGLVARDQMVGPAQVPVADSAVTATDFYHHHGEAMAMGERAPVALLDAPASARLAVAEVVTNLAGTAIDGTDRIKLSANWMAACGHDGEDARLFDTVRTVGMEFCPALGISIPVGKDSLSMKTRWQDDDTEKSVTSPVSLVVTGFAPVSDVRRTLTPELVSDTDNRLLLVDLGLGQNRLGGSALAQVYNATGATTPDIAAAPLKAFFDVVQELNRLGYLTAYHDRSDGGAITALLEMAFAGRCGLDLEIEGLGGDALAGLFAEEVGAVIQVRTGDLDVVREQFAAAGIGDALVELGRATTDRQVHVDWRGKTLIDRPLAELKRIWSATSFHMSALRDNPETAEQAYHAATDFDDPQLAGSHASFEVSESVAAPMIATGKRPRIAILREQGVNGEVEMAAAFTAAGFEAVDVHMADLIGGQHDLTDMKGLVACGGFSFGDVLGAGSGWAHAIRYNARASDAMQAFFERDDTFGLGVCNGCQMFSQLADLIPGASHWPRFLRNRSEQFEARLSLVEIPQSPSVLLAGMAGSRLPITVAHGEGRVAYRRPEDANAAFTAMRYVDGHGVATETYPANPNGSAAGETGFTTEDGRFTIMMPHPERVWRASQFSWKPERWSDEQRDSTTDRGPWLRLFENARVWVDG; from the coding sequence ATGCGCATCATTACCGGCAACGCTGCCCGATCCCCCTTCCGACTCGCCAAGCTCGCCGAGCGCCTGCGCGACCTGCACCCCGGGATCGAGGCGGTCCATGCACGGTTCGTCCACCTGCTCGATCTGAACGACGAGAAATCCGTCGACCAGGATCGACTCGAGGAGCTTCTCGACTACGGTGAAAGCGTGGACGCCTGGTCGGACGACTGGCCGCAAGTGATCGTCGCGCCGCGGGCCGGCACAATCTCCCCGTGGTCGAGCAAGGCCACCGACATCGCCCGCATCTGCGGACTTGAAGGCGTCAGTCGCATCGAACGCGGCATCGAATTCGCGGTGTCCGGCACCGGGATCGACGCAGACGGGTTCGAGTGGAGCCGCGAGCTCCTCGAGGTCCTGCACGACCGTATGACCGAATCGGTCTACCGGGATGCCGCCTCGCTCGAGTCGCTGTTCGTCCACGCCGAACCGGCGCCGCTCGGTCGCATCGCGCTGGGCGATGACGCCCACGCCGCGATCGCTCACGCCAACGGCGAAATGGGCCTGGCCCTGAGCGAGGACGAGATCGCCTACCTGGCCGAGCAGTATCAGCACCTCGGCCGCGATCCGAGCGACGTCGAGCTGATGATGTTCGCCCAGGCCAACTCCGAGCACTGCCGCCACAAGATCTTCAACGCGGACTGGACCATCGATGGCGAGGATCACGATCTGTCGCTGTTCGCCATGATCCGCAACACCCACCGCCGGCACCCGGAAGGCACCCTGAGCGCCTACAAGGACAACGCCGCGGTACTCGAAGGACAGGACGGCACTCGCTTCGCGGTCAACCCCGCCACGGGCCGATACGAAACCGTCGACGAACGCATCGACTTCCTTGCCAAGGTCGAGACGCACAACCACCCCACCGCGATTTCGCCTGACCCTGGTGCGGCCACCGGCGCCGGTGGCGAGATCCGCGACGAGGGCGCGACCGGTCGCGGCGGCAAGCCCAAGGCCGGCCTGACGGGCTTTTCGGTTTCCAATCTGCGCATCCCGGAACTCCCGCAACCGTGGGAACACGCCACCGCCGACCTCGGCCGCCCGGACCGGATCGTCAGCCCGCTCGAGATCATGCTCGAGGGCCCGATCGGCGCGGCATCTTTCAACAACGAATTCGGCCGCCCGGCACTCGGCGGTTACTTCCGCACCCTGGAGATGAACACCGGCGAGACGGATGCCGACGGCAACCGGCGCGCCTGGGGCTATCACAAGCCGATCATGATCGCCGGCGGTGTCGGCGTGATTCGTCCGAACTTGATCGAGAAGGAGCCGATCGCCCCCGGCCATCTGCTGATCGTGCTCGGCGGTCCGGCAATGCAGATCGGTCTGGGCGGCGGCGCGGCCTCCTCCCAGGACTCGGGCAGCGGTAGCGCCGAACTCGACTTCGCCTCGGTCCAGCGCGCCAACCCCGAGATGGAGCGGCGCGTGCAGGAGGTCATCGACCGCTGCATCTCGCTCGGCGACACCAACCCGATCGTCTCGGCACACGACGTGGGTGCCGGGGGGCTCTCCAACGCGCTGCCGGAACTGATCAACGACGCCGGTATGGGCGGTACTTTCGACCTGCGCAAGATCCCCAACGACGAGCCGGGGATGTCGCCGCTGGCGATCTGGTGCAACGAGTCGCAGGAGCGCTACGTGCTGGCCATCCAGCCGGGCGATCTGGAGCGCTTCGCCGCCCTGTGTGACCGCGAACGCGCGCCCTTCGCCGTGGTCGGCACCGCCACCGCCGAGCAGCACCTGCGGGTCGAGGACCCGCACTTCGGCAACAACCCGGTCGACCTGCCGATGCAGACTCTGTTCGGCCACCCGCCGAAGATGCATCGCGACGTCGCGCGCCGCGCACACCCAGCCATCGAGTTCGAGGCCGACGGCGTCGAGATCAACGCCGCCCTCGACCGCGTCCTCGCCCTCCCCGGTGTGGGCGACAAGAGCTTCCTGATCACCATCGGTGACCGCTCCGTTGGCGGGCTGGTCGCTCGCGACCAGATGGTCGGCCCGGCCCAGGTACCGGTCGCGGACAGCGCGGTGACGGCCACGGACTTCTACCACCACCACGGCGAAGCCATGGCAATGGGCGAACGCGCCCCGGTTGCTCTGCTCGACGCTCCTGCCTCGGCTCGCCTTGCCGTGGCCGAGGTCGTGACCAACCTGGCCGGCACGGCCATCGACGGCACCGACCGGATCAAGCTGTCCGCCAACTGGATGGCCGCCTGCGGTCACGACGGCGAGGATGCGCGCCTGTTCGACACCGTGCGCACCGTCGGCATGGAATTCTGCCCGGCCCTGGGGATCAGCATCCCGGTCGGCAAGGACTCGCTGTCGATGAAGACCCGCTGGCAGGACGACGACACCGAGAAGAGTGTCACCTCGCCGGTCTCGCTGGTGGTGACCGGCTTCGCCCCGGTCAGTGACGTCCGCCGCACGCTCACCCCGGAACTGGTCTCCGATACCGACAACCGCCTGCTTCTGGTCGACCTCGGTCTGGGACAGAACCGGCTCGGCGGCTCGGCGCTCGCACAGGTCTACAACGCCACCGGCGCCACCACACCCGATATCGCGGCCGCCCCCCTGAAGGCCTTCTTCGACGTGGTCCAGGAGCTCAATCGTCTCGGCTACCTGACCGCCTACCACGATCGCAGTGACGGGGGCGCGATTACCGCCCTGCTCGAGATGGCGTTTGCCGGCCGCTGCGGGCTCGACCTTGAGATCGAGGGTCTCGGCGGCGATGCGCTCGCCGGCCTGTTCGCCGAGGAAGTGGGCGCCGTCATCCAGGTGCGCACCGGCGATCTCGACGTCGTTCGTGAGCAGTTCGCGGCCGCCGGCATCGGCGATGCACTCGTCGAACTCGGTCGGGCGACCACCGATCGCCAGGTTCACGTCGACTGGCGTGGCAAGACCCTGATCGACCGTCCGCTGGCCGAGCTCAAGCGCATCTGGTCGGCGACCTCGTTCCACATGAGCGCACTGCGCGACAACCCGGAAACCGCCGAGCAGGCCTACCACGCCGCCACCGACTTCGATGACCCGCAGCTCGCCGGGAGCCACGCGAGCTTCGAGGTCAGCGAATCGGTCGCCGCGCCGATGATCGCCACGGGCAAGCGCCCGCGCATCGCCATCCTGCGCGAGCAGGGCGTCAACGGCGAGGTCGAGATGGCCGCGGCGTTCACGGCGGCCGGTTTCGAGGCGGTCGACGTGCACATGGCCGATCTGATCGGCGGGCAGCACGATCTGACCGACATGAAGGGACTGGTCGCCTGCGGCGGCTTCTCCTTCGGCGACGTGCTGGGCGCCGGCTCCGGCTGGGCGCACGCGATCCGCTACAACGCCCGCGCGAGCGACGCCATGCAGGCGTTCTTCGAGCGCGACGACACCTTCGGTCTGGGCGTGTGCAACGGCTGCCAGATGTTCTCGCAGCTCGCCGACCTGATCCCGGGCGCGAGCCACTGGCCGCGCTTCCTGCGCAACCGCTCGGAGCAGTTCGAGGCGCGGCTGTCGCTGGTGGAAATCCCGCAGTCGCCGTCGGTCCTGCTGGCCGGCATGGCCGGCAGCCGACTGCCGATCACCGTCGCGCACGGCGAGGGCCGCGTGGCCTACCGTCGTCCGGAAGACGCCAACGCCGCCTTCACGGCAATGCGCTACGTCGACGGCCATGGCGTCGCGACGGAAACCTACCCGGCGAACCCCAACGGCTCCGCCGCTGGCGAGACCGGCTTCACCACCGAGGACGGACGCTTCACCATCATGATGCCGCACCCGGAACGGGTCTGGCGCGCCAGCCAGTTCTCGTGGAAACCGGAACGCTGGTCGGACGAACAGCGCGACTCGACCACCGACCGCGGCCCCTGGCTGCGGCTGTTCGAGAACGCCCGGGTCTGGGTCGACGGCTGA